ATATATTAatcacattaatatatataatttttataaaagtaaaattttatcgttctcttttttgttcaaaaattaaataaactgatttttttgcactaataattaacttaattatatattaattaagattgtgcatattattagattaatatgtatataatttttataaaactaaattttttcactctctttttttctttaaaaaataaattgaactgatttttctaaaactataaaaatcaatttggtaagaaagaaatcaaatttaatgGGAAAACTAAAAAGTAGAGTTTAGGTCCTACCGGGAGTCGAACCCAGGTCGCTGGATTCAAAGTCCAGAGTGCTAACCACTACACCATAGAACCACAACTTGCTAACCATTTCATCAAAATATCTTATATAAGTAAAtagtctctatttttttaaaaaggtcgGTGGAGAAAGCTATGATAGAACACTGAATTTACAGCAGTTATGACCAAACGAAACAAGAGGAGGAAACATTAAGGTGATAGACACTGAATTACTATACGGCTAATACACTTCTAACAGATATTGTTAAGTTTTTTGTAGTCAACTCGAAACTTGTTTTCTAAGAGGTAAGGTGGCAATCTAAATTCTCGTATGTTGGGAACAAGATATCGCAAGCAACATCCAAACTTTAAAAGAAGTTAGCTCAATGCCTCGATGGCTTTATAAATGGGCAGCACAAATTGGGATTTTTGTCATCATGAAGTTCATGAACTTAGTCTTGTTCGTAGGAGAGGCTGCTATCATGTGCCAAATGCCAGGGCTGAATCTTGATTCTCAAATAAATCATGTTTAGTAGCCATGAGGCAGTGGCACCCTTTACAACTTGAGATGATCATCTACAGTTCTCTTGCAGGTCCATTCATCACCCTCAAGCTGTTATCTTGTGCTTTcttgtctctcttttttcagCAGAAAGATGTCGAAATGAAGGCAGGTTCAGATTCACAATGACATTCTCTTCTCTTATTGATAACACGGAAGAAAAAAAGCATGAGAAAGTCCCATGctttattataatataacaaTACGTGATTCTAGCCTAAACCTAGAAACTGGAAACGCAAGGACTATACACGGCAAGCGATCAAGTTTGTTACCGTGCAAATCTATTTCATCAGCCATATGAGAAGAAAACTATATGGATTCTAGAAACAGGCATGGTTGAACAAGAAGCAATAATTGGTCCAGTGGCttgataagaagaaaaaaccacttTAAGAAAATATCTAACAAAGAAATTACGACAACTAATATCATACAACATGACGTCATCCGATTCCAACAAAAAGAgaaggggggagggggggcaaTAAGCAGCTTTTAACTTCACTCGCATTACTCGATGACCTTCACAAGATGGCGACATCAGAAGTTTCCTAGCAAGTATAACCTATACTTTTCTTCATTGTCCAAGTTGCAATTGTTGAGGATACTCGATTAGCTTCTTCAAAAGAGGAATGAGGCCAATCAAAGCAAGTTGAAGCTGTTCTGAGCTATTTAAGCGAATACTGATTTGTCCAGCTCCCCTGTTATTCAAATTAGCACGACCAATCAAATTTGTAGATCGTCCTATAGGAATCTGGGATTGTAAATTGCAGCCAATGGCAAGATCTCCATGCCAGTCCATGACAGAAAGCCCAAGTGTTGATAATGAACGACCAAGAGGATAATCTTTGTCTCTCAGTTGGATCTCCAAACTGCCACCATAAGCCACATCACCACGACCACTCATTGCACCACCGGACATGACCATTTGGAACCGCTTACCAGCAATCAATTTATCCTCAACTTTCACTCCAGTTGATAAGACATCACCCAATAGAGTAACCGAGAGACCAGCTGTAGCcttatttttcctaaaattacTGAACCTAGTCTCACTGCGTAAAGTATAGGCCAAGTCTTTTCCCACGGTCTGCATATCAAACCCCAGTGAAGTTGCTTTTCCCTCTCCATGCTTTACAGAACTTGCTAATTCCATTTGAACACTGGCATCCTTCTTGTCCTTTGTTACCTGGCCAGAAAAAGATAGAGGTATCTTGTCTTTAACCACAAACAACCTCTCCACATTTATACCTTCATAACCAACATCATGATCCCAGCCATGAGTTTCTAGAACTGGCCTCACAAGCCACTGGTTGGAGGTATCAAGATAACGGTACCGGTGAGTGGGATTATCAGAATCAAACGAAGCAGGTAAGGCTAAATCTGGCATGGGAACAGGAACAGATGCAGCTCCTCCACCTTCTTCTTCTGCATTTTCAATGTACTCACTAGGCAGGTCCTTTGCAGCTGCAgccattttcttcatcatcttctgtCGCCTTTTCTCCTCCTTCAActgttttttcatgaaaagtttCTCTCTGTATTCTAACTCATCAAAATATGCCTTCTTCTGAGCTTTAGTAAGCTTCGAAATCTGAGCCCTTGTCAAACTTTTAAATGGTGGCAATTCATCATATTCTGATTCATCCTCAGAATCTGATGAGTCATCTAAATCATCATCTAAACCATCCTCTCCGCCATACTGTTCCTCTGGCAGCTTAACTTGAGGTCTTGACTGGAGAAGGGATGAAAGAAGGAACGGTAAAGGAGGTGCTCTTGATCGAGTTGCAAAAGGCTTTGCAGGTGTACTATCTTGCAGCTTCAAAAGTGCATTCGCCTCAGCAAGAATCTTAGATGCAAAAGAGAGCAGCAATAAATGGGGCTTCCAAACCTGACCATTTGGCAACACTCTCTGCCCTGCCCTATTAGTTCTACATGCTGAGTGGTTCTCAACCAATGAAACAGGATTCATGAGTCGCATATCTCCAGCTGCCTGACGAATTGCTTGTTGGACAGCATGCGAGCGCTGAGTGACAAACATATCATAACTTGAAGCAGTACCATTTGGGCCATCAGGTGGAGCTGATGCCGCATGGGTCAAGACAACAATTGCATTAAACCATATAGATGGACCAAATATGTCAGTGATGGTACGCAAGAGGGGCATATCACCAAAATCCCTGCTCTGCATGTCCAACCTGTCAAGATACAACACAATGTCTGGAGGAGTTTTCTTTATAAAGCGCTTAACAGAGTGAAGGATCTTCTCATTCTGGCGCTGGTCAGACCATGAAGGAAGAAGTCCTGGTGTGTCAATGACCCGTACCTTTATCCCCTGAACAGTGCCCACAACATCCTGAACCTTTTTTGTACCCAATTGAAAAGCATCTGTGCCAAACTTCACTtcatcaaatattgaattgatagtGGCACTTTTACCAACACCTGTCTTTCCAAGAACCATAATTGTACAGGAGAAATCAAGGGGTTCCTGCCCGGCAGCCTCAAGCTGTTCTGCCATGGCACTGGCACGATCAAAACTGAAACCAGCAACGCGGCCACCACTTCTACCTCGCAGCTGTTCAGCTAATCCCAGTCTGTATAAAACCTGTGCAACAACAACATTATGAGGAGTCTGCCCTAGTCTGTGTGCAAGTCGCAAAAATTTCACCCTGATCATCTGAAGTTTTTCACGAGTCTCATCAAACTCTTCTGATTCCCCGTTTGTAGGATCTTCAATCTGTTGGGATTGTGTATGAGAAACAGCTCCATTAGCACGAGGCTGCTGGACTGCCCTGGGTGCAGGTTCCAATAGTGGGGCAGCACGCCCAAGGCCAGCTGGACGAGAAGGTGCGGGAGCTGCACTTGAAGATTTTGCAGATGAAGATGCAATCTTGGGTACATGCTTAATTTTTCGCTCTATATTTGCTGGAGTAGTTTGCTTATCCTCCTGACCCTTGTCTGCTTTCTCCTTGGGCTCTTCAGTCACAGTAGTGCTTTTGCTGACTCCATTAGTATTGTTGGCAGCATGATGTACTTCAGAACCCTTGTTATCCTCTGCTCGCACATTAGATGCACAAGCCTGGATCTCCTCATTTCTCTCAGTCACTGACTTCTCTAAAGAAGATGAGGCTAAAACTCCTGGTACCAGCTTTACTTCCTCCACGACTGTCTGTGGGACAGATGATGCAGCTTTCAGTTCATGAGTTTCCCCATTTTGCTCTGAAGCTATAACAGCTGAAACATCTTTCAACTTCCCATTGCTATCATCATGGTTTTCTGTATCCACAACTGCTGAGATGTCCCTGAAATGTTCGCTCTTATGAACCCCAATTCCAGCATCAAGGCCTACTATTGCACTGTCAAAATCCACATTCTTCTCAACATCATGTTTTATATCTGGTTTTTCCAGATTATCATCCAGTCCTTCACTCTTATCACCTTGAAGATCACCTGATAAATTAATTGACTCATTGGCCTCCTGATATTCAGAACCCAACTTATCCTCCTTCAGTTCCTCTCTTTCACCATCTTCAGAAAGAATCTCCTTGCTCAGCTCAATTTCTCGATTAGGATCAGCCTCACATTCACCCTTCAAAGCCTCTGTTCCTATATTACCAGCAATCTCAGACACCTCTGCATTACCCTCCTTCAGTTCCTCTCTTTCACCATCTTCAGAAAGAATCTCCTTGCTCAGCTCACTTTCTCGATTAGGATCAGCCTCACACTCACCCTTCAAAGCCTCTGTTCCTATATTACCAGCAATCTCAGACACCTCCGCATTACCCTCCTTCAGTTCCTCTCTTTCACCATCTTCAGAAAGAATCTCCTTGCTCAGTTCAATTTCTCGATCAGGATCAGCCTCATACTCACCCTTCAAAGCCTCTGTTCCTATATTACCAGCAATCTCAGACACCTCCGCGTTATCCTCCTTCAGTTCCTCTCTTTCACCATCTTCAGGAAGAATCTCCTTGCTCAACAAAATTTCTCGATTAGGATCAGCCTCATTCTCACCCTTCAAAGCCTCTGTTCCTATATTACCAGCAATCTCAGAAACCCCCGCATCTCCACTCGTCTCATTGTTCCCCACTTCCTGAGCATAATCTCCATCATTATTCAATTCCTTGCTTGACTCAATTTCTCGATTAGAATTGACCTCAGCCTCACTCCTTAAAGCCTGAGTTTCTCCATTAACAGTAATCTCAGAAACCTCCTCACCTCCAATCAATTCATTGTTCCCATCTTCCTTAGCAGACTCTCCGTTACCTTTCAATTCCCCACTTTTCTCATCTAAATGCTCAGCATccatttttatcaaattctGGCTCATGCCTGAATTGCCACTAGTCCCCTGATATTCAGTGCTCAACTCATCCTCCTTCAGTTCTTCTCTCTCATCATCCTTGAGCAGAATCTCCTCATCCAATTTAATCCCCTGCTTAGAATCCACCTCGCCTTCACCCTCAGCCTTCAAAACCTCTGTTACTCCATTATCAACGATCTCAGCAACCTCTCCTCCACTCGATTCACTGCCCCTAGCTTCCTTTGCAGTCCCTCCCTCATCAATCTTATCAACACTATCTTCGCCCACCAAATCCTCTACCTTCTCTTCACCAACAACCCCACCCAACTCATCAGGATTCCCACTCTCAGCAGGAATAAAAAGAGCCTCTTCAAGTTTCTCTGTCTCGTTTCCTAAATTTGAGCTCTCATCAACAACTGCTGAAATCAAATCGCCAACACTCTCAAAAACACCACCGTCTGATACAACTTTCattccctcctcctcctcctcctcctgcaaTTGCTCATGTGATTCAATTGCCTCCTCAAAAACCTCATCTTCCAAATCCTTTGATTCATCAGACCCCACCACAACTCTCTCCTCCTCTACCTTGTCCCCAAAACCTTCATTTCCCACATTGGTTTTCTCTTCCACAACAACTCTCTCAACCccgttttccatttttttcccttcaaaaccTTAAATCACATAAAACCCACAAcatcaaaacacaaaaccaatttcaaaatcatcacaGCCAATCGCAtaaccaataataataaaaaaaacccattacaaAGTTTCCATCTTCCACACAAAAACCATAACTTTATATAACAACCAATCCatacaaaaaccaaaattgaaaCTTTCAGATCTCAATAAGCAACTTTAACATGTTTCCAATAGGGCTTTgcacaaaaatgaaaaacaaacataaaaatgctattaaatcaatacaaaatcataattaataaactaaaacataagagaaaaggaaaacctTTTTATCCATTTTGCTTACCTTGTTTTCTATAGAGATAGAGTGAGTGAATTTCAGATAGAGAGCCAGTGAACGAATCCTATATGTATAACACTGGCTGCAGCTGCTATGGTTTACCAAGTTAGGTGAATTAACAATTAAGGAGATAAGAATTTTTTATCAGACGGTGGAGATTTGgagttattgagtttttttcatcTGACGGTGGAAGATTTTTTTATCGGGGTTTCACTGATTGCTTTGATTTCATCGTTGAAGAACCCCAAATCTTGCTGACGTGGTTTTACTTGTATAAAATTAGGAGTTAAGTGTGCGAGCGCGAGTTATTtagtttctgtttctgttttttttttttttatgtgttgtaaaaatatattttatttaaaaaagtattatattttttttagtgttttttaaattgatattaaataaaaaaattattttgatataattttaaataaaaaaaatattatgtaccAACTAAACACACGCTAACtcttaattattctttatttcttaatttttttaatccatattGTATCTTTCCATTTACTAATCTGATCCTTGTGTTTCATAACTAAAaagttgttttaagtttttaacaGTGTATCATGGACCCAActttcatttataattaatattctcaatccagattttattattaatacgTTGATTACATTTTTTTAGGCAGTTAATTACGTTTTTAAAGATATGTATTAGCTATTCAAGATTGaatataatgaaataattagtttAGAATGTCATATATATAACCTTCTAGGTAATGGTATAGTAgtaagaacttgggatcaagagatttgttttctctatggtttcaggttcgagtcctgtggttgctcatatgatggccactggaggtttacatagtcgttaacttcagggcctgtgggattagtcgaggtacgcgcaaactggcccggatacctatgttaaactaaaaaaaagaaaagaatgtcaTATATAGGATTTAGATTAGTGAAAATAGAAGTACGGTATGtgaatttaatgtttgtttggaattgaatttgttttaagaatatattaaattaattttttagtatttttaatgattttaatatgttaatataaaaaataaaataaaaatatgaaaaaaatattttttaaataaaaaataatgagaataaaaagTTAGAACGCTTTTTCAATCGGAATAAATGAAAAGGTAAGAAACCGACTTAATGCGTTAAAACACTATACAAGAAAGCTCTGGCAAGAGACCCGACCCCGACATGTGGAGTGTCGATCGAGGAGATTTGGGGACATTTTTGGGGCAGTTTGAGGTGATTTGATTGGCGAGGGAGACCAGTGATGAAGAACAACATGTTAACAATTGTCTTGTTTCTCTTGTGCCCATTTGATCacctttttttaccttttaatgtTGTAAGATTGCTTGTTAAATCGAAAAACGATAAGCATTGATCATACTGCGAAgggttaattattaattactgTGTGACTTTTAaacatttttatgttattttgaaaagaaaaataaataaataaattactcgTCTGCCTAGCTCATGGTGACCCAGCTAGCTAGATCATTGAATAACCTATGAGATCAGCTATTAAACTCCAAACACTATTAATATATGGAAATCGAGATTAATTAGACaccaataattaatatataacaaaGAATTAAGATTaagctctttcttctttttagtaACAAAGGCTGGACTGTACaggaaaagataaatattataaaagtttcAGTTAGTTCAGGAATAGCTTTCACTGTAGATTATCAGAGTCCAATAATGgcaaaaaagagaaaggaattgATTGCTGACGTCAAATATACAAACAGGCAAAGACAAAAACACTTTGATGTTTATATATCAATCAAGGAGAATCAATGAAAAGGGCTTATCAAGGGAATTTGGACAGGTAGCTCGGTGGTCCGTGAGAAATTAGGAAACAATGTAGATAGGCTAGGGtccaaagagaaaaaataaaaaagagtgatTTCGGACATATCACTCAGGTTGTTTGAACTTCGAGCTTTTAGGGTTAAGTCTCGAGCTCAAGCTGACTATATCGCACCATGGCTCGAAACTATCCCCGTTTCAAAGCCTGTTTAGTCGGTCAATATATAAGATGGTTCTTCGTGGCTAAAgagtttattaattattaaccaTGTTATCAAGAGTTAATTTAATCCATGCCTCGGAAAAGAGGAAGGGAAAGTCGAACTCAAAATGCAGTGTTCTACCTATTTCTACCTCACCgagaaatatttgattttttgtgaATATACTTAGTAAAAGATTGATTAAAATACGCTTAATTATTAATTCCGAGTCGAAAAACGCAGCTTCACCAGCTCTTCCTTGCATTCGAAGCAACTCAACTCACAAGACTATCAGCGTTCATTGGAAACCTAGAATCGTTGTTGAAGGGTAGAGTTCGAGGGAATTGTTTCTTGGGCAGGGAGAagcaaggattttttttttcttgggcaAAGAAAGAAATTACCATGCACAAGAAGCAAGCTCCTAGCCTGCCATCCATCACCAGCTTCCATATTACATCAAGCACTTCGTGTACAAAGCCAGCATAGGGTgattcaattttgtttcaacTTGGCCTTTTTGGGAGATCCGCCCTAtacttatattataaaaaaagctaaaataaaatgGGTTTTGCTTTAGGCAAGCCTTCCCACAGTGGACAAATTGTTGCTCTTTTAGGCTTTTTCCTAGCTCTAAACTGTGTCGgctttccaaaaacaaaaaacaaaaaaacccaagtgatttttttttggagtttttatattttattcttacttTGGTTATGGAATTCCTAGGTTTGCACTAAACAATCTCTAAACTTTATTTGTATTACAATAAGGTCCCTGGATGTAGGGAGATCGGAGAGAAAGGGTCAAAGGGTAGGAGACAGGGGagagtttggttttttagatttttagggCTGATTAGAacgtgttttaaaatataaagtataaacattTATTTGAAATGGTTTTAGGACGTGTTTGGAATGGTGTGTAGGGTCAAAAACAACGACCccagtttttttaatgatagatGGTCATGAAAAACAACGgcatc
This region of Populus trichocarpa isolate Nisqually-1 chromosome 9, P.trichocarpa_v4.1, whole genome shotgun sequence genomic DNA includes:
- the LOC7494263 gene encoding translocase of chloroplast 120, chloroplastic isoform X1 → MENGVERVVVEEKTNVGNEGFGDKVEEERVVVGSDESKDLEDEVFEEAIESHEQLQEEEEEEGMKVVSDGGVFESVGDLISAVVDESSNLGNETEKLEEALFIPAESGNPDELGGVVGEEKVEDLVGEDSVDKIDEGGTAKEARGSESSGGEVAEIVDNGVTEVLKAEGEGEVDSKQGIKLDEEILLKDDEREELKEDELSTEYQGTSGNSGMSQNLIKMDAEHLDEKSGELKGNGESAKEDGNNELIGGEEVSEITVNGETQALRSEAEVNSNREIESSKELNNDGDYAQEVGNNETSGDAGVSEIAGNIGTEALKGENEADPNREILLSKEILPEDGEREELKEDNAEVSEIAGNIGTEALKGEYEADPDREIELSKEILSEDGEREELKEGNAEVSEIAGNIGTEALKGECEADPNRESELSKEILSEDGEREELKEGNAEVSEIAGNIGTEALKGECEADPNREIELSKEILSEDGEREELKEDKLGSEYQEANESINLSGDLQGDKSEGLDDNLEKPDIKHDVEKNVDFDSAIVGLDAGIGVHKSEHFRDISAVVDTENHDDSNGKLKDVSAVIASEQNGETHELKAASSVPQTVVEEVKLVPGVLASSSLEKSVTERNEEIQACASNVRAEDNKGSEVHHAANNTNGVSKSTTVTEEPKEKADKGQEDKQTTPANIERKIKHVPKIASSSAKSSSAAPAPSRPAGLGRAAPLLEPAPRAVQQPRANGAVSHTQSQQIEDPTNGESEEFDETREKLQMIRVKFLRLAHRLGQTPHNVVVAQVLYRLGLAEQLRGRSGGRVAGFSFDRASAMAEQLEAAGQEPLDFSCTIMVLGKTGVGKSATINSIFDEVKFGTDAFQLGTKKVQDVVGTVQGIKVRVIDTPGLLPSWSDQRQNEKILHSVKRFIKKTPPDIVLYLDRLDMQSRDFGDMPLLRTITDIFGPSIWFNAIVVLTHAASAPPDGPNGTASSYDMFVTQRSHAVQQAIRQAAGDMRLMNPVSLVENHSACRTNRAGQRVLPNGQVWKPHLLLLSFASKILAEANALLKLQDSTPAKPFATRSRAPPLPFLLSSLLQSRPQVKLPEEQYGGEDGLDDDLDDSSDSEDESEYDELPPFKSLTRAQISKLTKAQKKAYFDELEYREKLFMKKQLKEEKRRQKMMKKMAAAAKDLPSEYIENAEEEGGGAASVPVPMPDLALPASFDSDNPTHRYRYLDTSNQWLVRPVLETHGWDHDVGYEGINVERLFVVKDKIPLSFSGQVTKDKKDASVQMELASSVKHGEGKATSLGFDMQTVGKDLAYTLRSETRFSNFRKNKATAGLSVTLLGDVLSTGVKVEDKLIAGKRFQMVMSGGAMSGRGDVAYGGSLEIQLRDKDYPLGRSLSTLGLSVMDWHGDLAIGCNLQSQIPIGRSTNLIGRANLNNRGAGQISIRLNSSEQLQLALIGLIPLLKKLIEYPQQLQLGQ
- the LOC7494263 gene encoding translocase of chloroplast 120, chloroplastic isoform X2 is translated as MENGVERVVVEEKTNVGNEGFGDKVEEERVVVGSDESKDLEDEVFEEAIESHEQLQEEEEEEGMKVVSDGGVFESVGDLISAVVDESSNLGNETEKLEEALFIPAESGNPDELGGVVGEEKVEDLVGEDSVDKIDEGGTAKEARGSESSGGEVAEIVDNGVTEVLKAEGEGEVDSKQGIKLDEEILLKDDEREELKEDELSTEYQGTSGNSGMSQNLIKMDAEHLDEKSGELKGNGESAKEDGNNELIGGEEVSEITVNGETQALRSEAEVNSNREIESSKELNNDGDYAQEVGNNETSGDAGVSEIAGNIGTEALKGENEADPNREILLSKEILPEDGEREELKEDNAEVSEIAGNIGTEALKGEYEADPDREIELSKEILSEDGEREELKEGNAEVSEIAGNIGTEALKGECEADPNREIELSKEILSEDGEREELKEDKLGSEYQEANESINLSGDLQGDKSEGLDDNLEKPDIKHDVEKNVDFDSAIVGLDAGIGVHKSEHFRDISAVVDTENHDDSNGKLKDVSAVIASEQNGETHELKAASSVPQTVVEEVKLVPGVLASSSLEKSVTERNEEIQACASNVRAEDNKGSEVHHAANNTNGVSKSTTVTEEPKEKADKGQEDKQTTPANIERKIKHVPKIASSSAKSSSAAPAPSRPAGLGRAAPLLEPAPRAVQQPRANGAVSHTQSQQIEDPTNGESEEFDETREKLQMIRVKFLRLAHRLGQTPHNVVVAQVLYRLGLAEQLRGRSGGRVAGFSFDRASAMAEQLEAAGQEPLDFSCTIMVLGKTGVGKSATINSIFDEVKFGTDAFQLGTKKVQDVVGTVQGIKVRVIDTPGLLPSWSDQRQNEKILHSVKRFIKKTPPDIVLYLDRLDMQSRDFGDMPLLRTITDIFGPSIWFNAIVVLTHAASAPPDGPNGTASSYDMFVTQRSHAVQQAIRQAAGDMRLMNPVSLVENHSACRTNRAGQRVLPNGQVWKPHLLLLSFASKILAEANALLKLQDSTPAKPFATRSRAPPLPFLLSSLLQSRPQVKLPEEQYGGEDGLDDDLDDSSDSEDESEYDELPPFKSLTRAQISKLTKAQKKAYFDELEYREKLFMKKQLKEEKRRQKMMKKMAAAAKDLPSEYIENAEEEGGGAASVPVPMPDLALPASFDSDNPTHRYRYLDTSNQWLVRPVLETHGWDHDVGYEGINVERLFVVKDKIPLSFSGQVTKDKKDASVQMELASSVKHGEGKATSLGFDMQTVGKDLAYTLRSETRFSNFRKNKATAGLSVTLLGDVLSTGVKVEDKLIAGKRFQMVMSGGAMSGRGDVAYGGSLEIQLRDKDYPLGRSLSTLGLSVMDWHGDLAIGCNLQSQIPIGRSTNLIGRANLNNRGAGQISIRLNSSEQLQLALIGLIPLLKKLIEYPQQLQLGQ
- the LOC7494263 gene encoding translocase of chloroplast 120, chloroplastic isoform X3 produces the protein MENGVERVVVEEKTNVGNEGFGDKVEEERVVVGSDESKDLEDEVFEEAIESHEQLQEEEEEEGMKVVSDGGVFESVGDLISAVVDESSNLGNETEKLEEALFIPAESGNPDELGGVVGEEKVEDLVGEDSVDKIDEGGTAKEARGSESSGGEVAEIVDNGVTEVLKAEGEGEVDSKQGIKLDEEILLKDDEREELKEDELSTEYQGTSGNSGMSQNLIKMDAEHLDEKSGELKGNGESAKEDGNNELIGGEEVSEITVNGETQALRSEAEVNSNREIESSKELNNDGDYAQEVGNNETSGDAGVSEIAGNIGTEALKGENEADPNREILLSKEILPEDGEREELKEDNAEVSEIAGNIGTEALKGECEADPNRESELSKEILSEDGEREELKEGNAEVSEIAGNIGTEALKGECEADPNREIELSKEILSEDGEREELKEDKLGSEYQEANESINLSGDLQGDKSEGLDDNLEKPDIKHDVEKNVDFDSAIVGLDAGIGVHKSEHFRDISAVVDTENHDDSNGKLKDVSAVIASEQNGETHELKAASSVPQTVVEEVKLVPGVLASSSLEKSVTERNEEIQACASNVRAEDNKGSEVHHAANNTNGVSKSTTVTEEPKEKADKGQEDKQTTPANIERKIKHVPKIASSSAKSSSAAPAPSRPAGLGRAAPLLEPAPRAVQQPRANGAVSHTQSQQIEDPTNGESEEFDETREKLQMIRVKFLRLAHRLGQTPHNVVVAQVLYRLGLAEQLRGRSGGRVAGFSFDRASAMAEQLEAAGQEPLDFSCTIMVLGKTGVGKSATINSIFDEVKFGTDAFQLGTKKVQDVVGTVQGIKVRVIDTPGLLPSWSDQRQNEKILHSVKRFIKKTPPDIVLYLDRLDMQSRDFGDMPLLRTITDIFGPSIWFNAIVVLTHAASAPPDGPNGTASSYDMFVTQRSHAVQQAIRQAAGDMRLMNPVSLVENHSACRTNRAGQRVLPNGQVWKPHLLLLSFASKILAEANALLKLQDSTPAKPFATRSRAPPLPFLLSSLLQSRPQVKLPEEQYGGEDGLDDDLDDSSDSEDESEYDELPPFKSLTRAQISKLTKAQKKAYFDELEYREKLFMKKQLKEEKRRQKMMKKMAAAAKDLPSEYIENAEEEGGGAASVPVPMPDLALPASFDSDNPTHRYRYLDTSNQWLVRPVLETHGWDHDVGYEGINVERLFVVKDKIPLSFSGQVTKDKKDASVQMELASSVKHGEGKATSLGFDMQTVGKDLAYTLRSETRFSNFRKNKATAGLSVTLLGDVLSTGVKVEDKLIAGKRFQMVMSGGAMSGRGDVAYGGSLEIQLRDKDYPLGRSLSTLGLSVMDWHGDLAIGCNLQSQIPIGRSTNLIGRANLNNRGAGQISIRLNSSEQLQLALIGLIPLLKKLIEYPQQLQLGQ
- the LOC7494263 gene encoding translocase of chloroplast 120, chloroplastic isoform X4; its protein translation is MENGVERVVVEEKTNVGNEGFGDKVEEERVVVGSDESKDLEDEVFEEAIESHEQLQEEEEEEGMKVVSDGGVFESVGDLISAVVDESSNLGNETEKLEEALFIPAESGNPDELGGVVGEEKVEDLVGEDSVDKIDEGGTAKEARGSESSGGEVAEIVDNGVTEVLKAEGEGEVDSKQGIKLDEEILLKDDEREELKEDELSTEYQGTSGNSGMSQNLIKMDAEHLDEKSGELKGNGESAKEDGNNELIGGEEVSEITVNGETQALRSEAEVNSNREIESSKELNNDGDYAQEVGNNETSGDAGVSEIAGNIGTEALKGENEADPNREILLSKEILPEDGEREELKEDNAEVSEIAGNIGTEALKGECEADPNREIELSKEILSEDGEREELKEDKLGSEYQEANESINLSGDLQGDKSEGLDDNLEKPDIKHDVEKNVDFDSAIVGLDAGIGVHKSEHFRDISAVVDTENHDDSNGKLKDVSAVIASEQNGETHELKAASSVPQTVVEEVKLVPGVLASSSLEKSVTERNEEIQACASNVRAEDNKGSEVHHAANNTNGVSKSTTVTEEPKEKADKGQEDKQTTPANIERKIKHVPKIASSSAKSSSAAPAPSRPAGLGRAAPLLEPAPRAVQQPRANGAVSHTQSQQIEDPTNGESEEFDETREKLQMIRVKFLRLAHRLGQTPHNVVVAQVLYRLGLAEQLRGRSGGRVAGFSFDRASAMAEQLEAAGQEPLDFSCTIMVLGKTGVGKSATINSIFDEVKFGTDAFQLGTKKVQDVVGTVQGIKVRVIDTPGLLPSWSDQRQNEKILHSVKRFIKKTPPDIVLYLDRLDMQSRDFGDMPLLRTITDIFGPSIWFNAIVVLTHAASAPPDGPNGTASSYDMFVTQRSHAVQQAIRQAAGDMRLMNPVSLVENHSACRTNRAGQRVLPNGQVWKPHLLLLSFASKILAEANALLKLQDSTPAKPFATRSRAPPLPFLLSSLLQSRPQVKLPEEQYGGEDGLDDDLDDSSDSEDESEYDELPPFKSLTRAQISKLTKAQKKAYFDELEYREKLFMKKQLKEEKRRQKMMKKMAAAAKDLPSEYIENAEEEGGGAASVPVPMPDLALPASFDSDNPTHRYRYLDTSNQWLVRPVLETHGWDHDVGYEGINVERLFVVKDKIPLSFSGQVTKDKKDASVQMELASSVKHGEGKATSLGFDMQTVGKDLAYTLRSETRFSNFRKNKATAGLSVTLLGDVLSTGVKVEDKLIAGKRFQMVMSGGAMSGRGDVAYGGSLEIQLRDKDYPLGRSLSTLGLSVMDWHGDLAIGCNLQSQIPIGRSTNLIGRANLNNRGAGQISIRLNSSEQLQLALIGLIPLLKKLIEYPQQLQLGQ